A genomic segment from Lemur catta isolate mLemCat1 chromosome 9, mLemCat1.pri, whole genome shotgun sequence encodes:
- the VPS28 gene encoding vacuolar protein sorting-associated protein 28 homolog — MFHGIPATPGMGAPGNKPELYEEVKLYKNAREREKYDNMAELFAVVKTMQALEKAYIKDCVTPNEYTAACSRLLVQYKAAFRQVQGSEISSIDEFCRKFRLDCPLAMERIKEDRPITIKDDKGNLNRCIADVVSLFITVMDKLRLEIRAMDEIQPDLRELMETMHRMSHLPPDFEGRQTVSQWLQTLSGMSASDELDDSQVRQMLFDLESAYNAFNRFLHA, encoded by the exons ATGTTTCATGGGATCCCAGCCACTCCGGGCATGGGAG CCCCCGGGAACAAGCCGGAGCTGTATGAG GAAGTGAAGTTGTACAAGAATGCTCGGGAGCGGGAGAA GTACGACAACATGGCGGAGCTGTTTGCAGTGGTGAAGACGATGCAGGCCCTGGAGAAAGCGTACATCAAGGACTGCGTCACCCCCAATGA GTACACTGCAGCCTGCTCTCGGCTCCTGGTGCAGTACAAAGCTGCCTTCCGACAGGTTCAGGGCTCAGAAATCAGCTCCATTGACGAATTCTGCCGCAAGTTCCGC CTGGACTGCCCACTGGCCATGGAGAGGATCAAAGAGGACCGGCCCATCACCATCAAGGACGACAAGGGCAACCTCAACCGCTGCATTGCTGACGTTGTCTCG CTCTTCATCACAGTCATGGACAAGCTGCGCCTGGAGATCCGTGCCATGGATGAG ATCCAGCCCGACCTTCGGGAGCTGATGGAGACTATGCACCGCATGAGCCACCTGCCCCCCGACTTCGAGGGCCGCCAGACGGTCAGCCAGTG gctgcagaccctGAGTGGCATGTCAGCATCCGATGAGCTGGACGACTCGCAGGTGCGCCAGATGCTCTTCGACCTGGAGTCTGCCTACAATGCCTTCAACCGCTTCCTGCACGCCTGA
- the SLC39A4 gene encoding zinc transporter ZIP4 isoform X1: MAVLVQFKPRLLLTMLVVTVTAAQPGRLWSLLTSDQGTLDLEALGGLLNTLAARVHCADGPCGKCLSVEDALTLSSPEEPGFPPGPVLTSSYIARLSAAAVLYLSNPEGTCKDIQAGRWASHADHLLAMLESPEALTPGLSQLLQRIQAQTASRATVEETCVDIAQLLEEAAGAGAPGSPGQVLAVLLDHVRSGSCLRALPSPQYFVDFVFQQHSGEAPNITLAELAALMQHLGVGRESQGDHSDHSRLGRGTNHQDPVPFAIPDNSSSMWDTVCLSARDVMAVYGLSEQAGVSPEAWVQLSPALLQQQLSGACSLQTSTPTQDQLSQAEKYLYGSLATLLICLSAVFGLLLLTCAGCSGVTHYVMQTFLSMAVGALTGDALLHLIPKVLGLHTHSGEHSGEGLSPQPTWRLLAVLGGLYAFFLFENLFNLLLPRDPEDPEKDGHCSHGGHSHGVPLQLAPRELRQPKQPHEGSRADLVAEESPELLNPEARRPRPELRLLPYLITLGDAVHNFADGLAVGAAFASSWKTGLATSLAVFCHEVPHELGDFAALLHAGLSVRRALLLNGASALTAFAGLYLALAVGVGEESEAWILAVAIGLFLYVALCDMLPAMLNLRDRRPWLLFLLHNVGLLGGWTVLLLLSLYEDNITL; this comes from the exons ATGGCAGTCCTGGTGCAGTTCAAGCCACGGCTGCTGCTGACCATGCTGGTGGTGACAGTGACAGCAGCCCAGCCTGGCCGTCTATGGAGTCTACTCACCTCGGACCAGGGCACTCTGGATCTCGAGGCGCTGGGTGGCCTGTTAAATACGCTTGCGGCCCGTGTGCACTGTGCCGACGGGCCGTGTGGAAAG TGCCTGTCTGTAGAGGACGCCCTGACCCTGAGCAGCCCTGAGGAGCCAGGTTTCCCCCCAGGGCCAGTTCTAACATCTAGCTACATCGCTCGCCTCAGCGCCGCCGCTGTCCTCTACCTCAGCAACCCAGAGGGCACTTGCAAGGACATCCAGGCTGGCCGCTGGGCCTCTCATGCAGACCATCTCCTGGCCATGCTCGAGAGCCCTGAGGCCCTGACCCCAGGCCTGAGCCAGCTGCTCCAGAGGATCCAGGCCCAGACTGCCAGTCGGGCCACTGTGGAGGAG ACCTGTGTAGACATCGCTCAGCtgctggaggaggcagcaggggcaggggctcccGGCAGCCCAGGCCAGGTCCTAGCTGTCCTGCTGGACCATGTCAGAAGTGGGTCCTGCCTCCGTGCCCTGCCAAGCCCCCAATACTTTGTGGACTTTGTGTTCCAGCAGCACAGTGGCGAAGCCCCCAACATCACACTAGCCG AGCTGGCAGCTTTGATGCAGCacctgggggtgggcagagagtCCCAGGGTGACCACAGTGACCACAGTCGTCTGGGCAGGGGGACCAACCACCAGGATCCTGTGCCCTTTGCCATCCCTGACAATAGCTCCAGCATGTGGGACACG GTGTGCCTCAGTGCAAGGGACGTGATGGCTGTGTATGGGTTGTCGGAGCAGGCTGGGGTATCCCCTGAGGCCTGGGTCCAACTGAGCCCCGCCCTGCTCCAGCAGCAGCTGAGTGGGGCCTGCAGCCTCCAGACCAGTACCCCCACCCAGGACCAGCTCAGCCAGGCAGAGA agtATCTGTATGGCTCCCTGGCCACGCTGCTCATCTGCCTCTCTGCGGTTTTTGGCCTCCTGCTGCTGACATGTGCTGGCTGCAGTGGGGTCACCCACTATGTCATGCAGACCTTTCTCAGCATGGCGGTGGGTGCTCTCACGGGTGATGCCCTCCTGCACCTGATACCCAAG GTGCTGGGGCTGCACACGCACAGTGGGGAGCACAGCGGGGAGGGCCTCAGCCCACAGCCCACCTGGCGCCTCCTGGCCGTGCTAGGGGGTCTCTACGCTTTCTTCCTGTTCGAGAACCTCTTCAACCTCCTGCTTCCCAGGGACCCAGAG GACCCGGAGAAGGATGGGCACTGCAGCCACGGCGGCCACAGCCACGGCGTGCCCCTGCAACTGGCGCCCAGGGAGCTCAGGCAGCCCAAGCAGCCCCATGAGGGCTCCCGCGCAGATCTG GTGGCTGAGGAGAGCCCGGAGCTGCTGAACCCGGAGGCCCGGAGACCGAGGCCAG AGCTGAGGCTGCTGCCCTATCTGATCACGCTGGGCGACGCCGTGCACAACTTCGCCGACGGGCTGGCGGTGGGCGCCGCCTTCGCGTCCTCCTGGAAGACCGGGCTGGCCACCTCGCTGGCGGTGTTCTGCCACGAAGTCCCGCACGAACTCG GGGACTTCGCAGCCCTACTGCACGCGGGGCTGTCCGTGCGCCGCGCGCTGCTGCTGAACGGGGCCTCAGCGCTCACGGCCTTCGCCGGCCTCTACTTGGCGCTCGCAGTCGGAGTCGGCGAGGAGAGTGAGGCCTGGATCCTGGCGGTAGCCATCGGCCTCTTCCTCTACGTGGCGCTCTGTGACATG CTCCCGGCCATGCTGAACTTGAGGGACCGGCGGCCCTGGCTCCTCTTTCTGCTGCACAACGTGGGCCTGCTCGGTGGCTGGACCgtcctgctgctgctgtcgcTGTATGAGGACAACATCACCCTCTAA
- the SLC39A4 gene encoding zinc transporter ZIP4 isoform X2 encodes MAVLVQFKPRLLLTMLVVTVTAAQPGRLWSLLTSDQGTLDLEALGGLLNTLAARVHCADGPCGKCLSVEDALTLSSPEEPGFPPGPVLTSSYIARLSAAAVLYLSNPEGTCKDIQAGRWASHADHLLAMLESPEALTPGLSQLLQRIQAQTASRATVEETCVDIAQLLEEAAGAGAPGSPGQVLAVLLDHVRSGSCLRALPSPQYFVDFVFQQHSGEAPNITLAELAALMQHLGVGRESQGDHSDHSRLGRGTNHQDPVPFAIPDNSSSMWDTVCLSARDVMAVYGLSEQAGVSPEAWVQLSPALLQQQLSGACSLQTSTPTQDQLSQAEKYLYGSLATLLICLSAVFGLLLLTCAGCSGVTHYVMQTFLSMAVLGLHTHSGEHSGEGLSPQPTWRLLAVLGGLYAFFLFENLFNLLLPRDPEDPEKDGHCSHGGHSHGVPLQLAPRELRQPKQPHEGSRADLVAEESPELLNPEARRPRPELRLLPYLITLGDAVHNFADGLAVGAAFASSWKTGLATSLAVFCHEVPHELGDFAALLHAGLSVRRALLLNGASALTAFAGLYLALAVGVGEESEAWILAVAIGLFLYVALCDMLPAMLNLRDRRPWLLFLLHNVGLLGGWTVLLLLSLYEDNITL; translated from the exons ATGGCAGTCCTGGTGCAGTTCAAGCCACGGCTGCTGCTGACCATGCTGGTGGTGACAGTGACAGCAGCCCAGCCTGGCCGTCTATGGAGTCTACTCACCTCGGACCAGGGCACTCTGGATCTCGAGGCGCTGGGTGGCCTGTTAAATACGCTTGCGGCCCGTGTGCACTGTGCCGACGGGCCGTGTGGAAAG TGCCTGTCTGTAGAGGACGCCCTGACCCTGAGCAGCCCTGAGGAGCCAGGTTTCCCCCCAGGGCCAGTTCTAACATCTAGCTACATCGCTCGCCTCAGCGCCGCCGCTGTCCTCTACCTCAGCAACCCAGAGGGCACTTGCAAGGACATCCAGGCTGGCCGCTGGGCCTCTCATGCAGACCATCTCCTGGCCATGCTCGAGAGCCCTGAGGCCCTGACCCCAGGCCTGAGCCAGCTGCTCCAGAGGATCCAGGCCCAGACTGCCAGTCGGGCCACTGTGGAGGAG ACCTGTGTAGACATCGCTCAGCtgctggaggaggcagcaggggcaggggctcccGGCAGCCCAGGCCAGGTCCTAGCTGTCCTGCTGGACCATGTCAGAAGTGGGTCCTGCCTCCGTGCCCTGCCAAGCCCCCAATACTTTGTGGACTTTGTGTTCCAGCAGCACAGTGGCGAAGCCCCCAACATCACACTAGCCG AGCTGGCAGCTTTGATGCAGCacctgggggtgggcagagagtCCCAGGGTGACCACAGTGACCACAGTCGTCTGGGCAGGGGGACCAACCACCAGGATCCTGTGCCCTTTGCCATCCCTGACAATAGCTCCAGCATGTGGGACACG GTGTGCCTCAGTGCAAGGGACGTGATGGCTGTGTATGGGTTGTCGGAGCAGGCTGGGGTATCCCCTGAGGCCTGGGTCCAACTGAGCCCCGCCCTGCTCCAGCAGCAGCTGAGTGGGGCCTGCAGCCTCCAGACCAGTACCCCCACCCAGGACCAGCTCAGCCAGGCAGAGA agtATCTGTATGGCTCCCTGGCCACGCTGCTCATCTGCCTCTCTGCGGTTTTTGGCCTCCTGCTGCTGACATGTGCTGGCTGCAGTGGGGTCACCCACTATGTCATGCAGACCTTTCTCAGCATGGCG GTGCTGGGGCTGCACACGCACAGTGGGGAGCACAGCGGGGAGGGCCTCAGCCCACAGCCCACCTGGCGCCTCCTGGCCGTGCTAGGGGGTCTCTACGCTTTCTTCCTGTTCGAGAACCTCTTCAACCTCCTGCTTCCCAGGGACCCAGAG GACCCGGAGAAGGATGGGCACTGCAGCCACGGCGGCCACAGCCACGGCGTGCCCCTGCAACTGGCGCCCAGGGAGCTCAGGCAGCCCAAGCAGCCCCATGAGGGCTCCCGCGCAGATCTG GTGGCTGAGGAGAGCCCGGAGCTGCTGAACCCGGAGGCCCGGAGACCGAGGCCAG AGCTGAGGCTGCTGCCCTATCTGATCACGCTGGGCGACGCCGTGCACAACTTCGCCGACGGGCTGGCGGTGGGCGCCGCCTTCGCGTCCTCCTGGAAGACCGGGCTGGCCACCTCGCTGGCGGTGTTCTGCCACGAAGTCCCGCACGAACTCG GGGACTTCGCAGCCCTACTGCACGCGGGGCTGTCCGTGCGCCGCGCGCTGCTGCTGAACGGGGCCTCAGCGCTCACGGCCTTCGCCGGCCTCTACTTGGCGCTCGCAGTCGGAGTCGGCGAGGAGAGTGAGGCCTGGATCCTGGCGGTAGCCATCGGCCTCTTCCTCTACGTGGCGCTCTGTGACATG CTCCCGGCCATGCTGAACTTGAGGGACCGGCGGCCCTGGCTCCTCTTTCTGCTGCACAACGTGGGCCTGCTCGGTGGCTGGACCgtcctgctgctgctgtcgcTGTATGAGGACAACATCACCCTCTAA
- the SLC39A4 gene encoding zinc transporter ZIP4 isoform X3, which yields MAVLVQFKPRLLLTMLVVTVTAAQPGRLWSLLTSDQGTLDLEALGGLLNTLAARVHCADGPCGKCLSVEDALTLSSPEEPGFPPGPVLTSSYIARLSAAAVLYLSNPEGTCKDIQAGRWASHADHLLAMLESPEALTPGLSQLLQRIQAQTASRATVEEDPEKDGHCSHGGHSHGVPLQLAPRELRQPKQPHEGSRADLVAEESPELLNPEARRPRPELRLLPYLITLGDAVHNFADGLAVGAAFASSWKTGLATSLAVFCHEVPHELGDFAALLHAGLSVRRALLLNGASALTAFAGLYLALAVGVGEESEAWILAVAIGLFLYVALCDMLPAMLNLRDRRPWLLFLLHNVGLLGGWTVLLLLSLYEDNITL from the exons ATGGCAGTCCTGGTGCAGTTCAAGCCACGGCTGCTGCTGACCATGCTGGTGGTGACAGTGACAGCAGCCCAGCCTGGCCGTCTATGGAGTCTACTCACCTCGGACCAGGGCACTCTGGATCTCGAGGCGCTGGGTGGCCTGTTAAATACGCTTGCGGCCCGTGTGCACTGTGCCGACGGGCCGTGTGGAAAG TGCCTGTCTGTAGAGGACGCCCTGACCCTGAGCAGCCCTGAGGAGCCAGGTTTCCCCCCAGGGCCAGTTCTAACATCTAGCTACATCGCTCGCCTCAGCGCCGCCGCTGTCCTCTACCTCAGCAACCCAGAGGGCACTTGCAAGGACATCCAGGCTGGCCGCTGGGCCTCTCATGCAGACCATCTCCTGGCCATGCTCGAGAGCCCTGAGGCCCTGACCCCAGGCCTGAGCCAGCTGCTCCAGAGGATCCAGGCCCAGACTGCCAGTCGGGCCACTGTGGAGGAG GACCCGGAGAAGGATGGGCACTGCAGCCACGGCGGCCACAGCCACGGCGTGCCCCTGCAACTGGCGCCCAGGGAGCTCAGGCAGCCCAAGCAGCCCCATGAGGGCTCCCGCGCAGATCTG GTGGCTGAGGAGAGCCCGGAGCTGCTGAACCCGGAGGCCCGGAGACCGAGGCCAG AGCTGAGGCTGCTGCCCTATCTGATCACGCTGGGCGACGCCGTGCACAACTTCGCCGACGGGCTGGCGGTGGGCGCCGCCTTCGCGTCCTCCTGGAAGACCGGGCTGGCCACCTCGCTGGCGGTGTTCTGCCACGAAGTCCCGCACGAACTCG GGGACTTCGCAGCCCTACTGCACGCGGGGCTGTCCGTGCGCCGCGCGCTGCTGCTGAACGGGGCCTCAGCGCTCACGGCCTTCGCCGGCCTCTACTTGGCGCTCGCAGTCGGAGTCGGCGAGGAGAGTGAGGCCTGGATCCTGGCGGTAGCCATCGGCCTCTTCCTCTACGTGGCGCTCTGTGACATG CTCCCGGCCATGCTGAACTTGAGGGACCGGCGGCCCTGGCTCCTCTTTCTGCTGCACAACGTGGGCCTGCTCGGTGGCTGGACCgtcctgctgctgctgtcgcTGTATGAGGACAACATCACCCTCTAA